The Pseudomonadota bacterium region CGCACGTTGATGTTGGCGCGGACCACGCCGCCGACCTCGACGGTCAGCGTCTTGGACAGGTTGATGCTCCCCTCGACGCGACCCTCGACCGTGAGGTCCTCGTCGCCCTCGAGGTTGCCGTTCACGAAGGTGTTCGTCCCGATGATCGTCATTGGTTCACTCATGTTGTCCTCACGCGTCCATGTCCACGTTGCCCTTGAAGATTGCGCCGTCCGCGATCAGGATCCGCGGCGCCTTGATGTCGCCCACGGCGCGCCCGCCCGCCGCGATCTCCACCTTGTCGGACGCTTGGATGTTGCCGGTCACCTGGCCGGAGATCTCGATGTTGGCGGTCTGGATGTCCGCCTCCACGACGCCCGACTGCTCGACGTACAGGTTCTCCTTCAGGATGATCCTGCCCTTCACCGTGCCCTGGATGACCAGATCCTCTTCTCCCGAGATCTCGCCGTCGATGACAATCGAGCTCCCGATCACCGTGTTCGCCATGGGTTCCTCCAACTCTCCTGGAAAAAGCTCCAGTGAGCCTAGCAACGGCCCGCCATGGTGTCAACGCGGCCCGGCGTTTGCCGCGCCGCTTCCGGGGTCCGCCGTTCCCCTCTGGCCTCGGCGGGCGAGTCGGTGTAGTCAGGGAGACGCTTTCACCCGGCCGTCCGGATCGGCCGCAAGGAGGGATCGTGGGCGCGTTCATCGAGCAGCTGAAGAAGTCGCACGGCGCGGGGAGCCTGCGCGCCGAGCACGCGGGCGTGACCGTCGTCCTCATGGGGTGGGTCGACGCGGTGCGGGATCACGGCGGCGCGATCTTCGTAGACCTCCGGGATCGCAGCGGCCTCGTGCAGATCGTGTTCGACACGACGAGCCTCCCGGCGGCGCAGCTCGACGTGGCGCGGGCGCTCCGGCAGGAGTACGTCGTGGCGCTCAGGGGGACGGTGCGGAAGCGCGGCGGCAAGCCGAACCCGAACCTGCCGACCGGCGAGATCGAGGTCGTCGCGGACGAGCTCGAGCTGCTCAACCGATCGGCGCCGATGCCGTTCCCGATCGCCGAGACCGTGGACGCGAACGAGACGACGCGCCTCAAGTTCCGCTTCCTCGATCTGCGCAGGCCGCCTCTGCAGCGCGCGATGATCCTGCGATCGCGGGCCGCTCAGATCGTCAGGGAGCACCTCGCGGTCGAGGGATTCGTCGAGTTCGAGACGCCGATCCTGACGAAGTCCACGCCCGAGGGCGCCCGCGACTACCTCGTGCCCTCGCGCGTCAACCCCGGGACGTTCTTCGCGCTGCCCCAGTCGCCGCAGCTGTTCAAGCAGCTCCTGCAGGTGGCCGGCTTCGAGCGCTACTATCAGATCTGCCGGTGCTTCCGCGACGAGGACCTGCGCGCGGACCGACAGCCCGAGTTCACGCAGATCGACTTGGAGATGAGTTTCGTCTGCCCGGACGACGTGATGGCCGTCGCGGACGGGATGCTCGGGAGGATGTTCGGCGAGCTGCGCGGCGCCCAAGTGCCGCGCCCGATCCCGCGCATCACGTGGGACGAGGCGATGGCGCGGTTCGGCGTCGACAATCCGGACGTCCGGTTCGGCATGGAGCTCGTCGACCTCACCGAGGCGGCGAAGGGTTCCCAGTTCCAGGTCTTCGCGAAGGCAGCGGCCGCGGGCGGGCGGGTCGTCGCGATCGTCGTCGCGGGCGGCGCCGCGCTGTCGCGCAAGGAGCTCGACGGGTTCCAGGAGTTCGTGAAGTCGTACGGCGCGGGCGGCCTCGCGTGGATCAAGCGGGCCGACGGCGCCTGGTCGGGGCCCGCGGCGAAGTTCGTGGACGCCGCGCTGGCCGAGATGCTGGCGGGACCGGGCGGCGTGAAGGACGGCGACGCGGCGCTCATCGTGGCCGACGCGAACGGGCACGTCGCGCGCACGGCTGCGGGGAGGCTTCGCTCGCACGTGGCGGCCGCGCGGGGGCTCGTCGCGCCGGGGAGCTTCGGCTTCGTGTGGGTCACGGACTTCCCGATGTTCGAGCGCGACGC contains the following coding sequences:
- the aspS gene encoding aspartate--tRNA ligase, which encodes MGAFIEQLKKSHGAGSLRAEHAGVTVVLMGWVDAVRDHGGAIFVDLRDRSGLVQIVFDTTSLPAAQLDVARALRQEYVVALRGTVRKRGGKPNPNLPTGEIEVVADELELLNRSAPMPFPIAETVDANETTRLKFRFLDLRRPPLQRAMILRSRAAQIVREHLAVEGFVEFETPILTKSTPEGARDYLVPSRVNPGTFFALPQSPQLFKQLLQVAGFERYYQICRCFRDEDLRADRQPEFTQIDLEMSFVCPDDVMAVADGMLGRMFGELRGAQVPRPIPRITWDEAMARFGVDNPDVRFGMELVDLTEAAKGSQFQVFAKAAAAGGRVVAIVVAGGAALSRKELDGFQEFVKSYGAGGLAWIKRADGAWSGPAAKFVDAALAEMLAGPGGVKDGDAALIVADANGHVARTAAGRLRSHVAAARGLVAPGSFGFVWVTDFPMFERDAETGKLAATHHPFTAPRPADLDLIETDPLAMRARAYDVVVNGQEVGGGSIRIHDRGVQARIFQALGIGDEEARRKFGFLLDALSYGAPPHGGLAFGFDRLVSTLVGAESIRDVIAFPKTTRAACLMTDAPSEVDAGQLAELGISLIGPR
- a CDS encoding polymer-forming cytoskeletal protein, with protein sequence MANTVIGSSIVIDGEISGEEDLVIQGTVKGRIILKENLYVEQSGVVEADIQTANIEISGQVTGNIQASDKVEIAAGGRAVGDIKAPRILIADGAIFKGNVDMDA